The Amycolatopsis sp. NBC_01480 genome segment GAGGAACGGCTCTCCGACGAGGAACTGGTGCAGCTGGGCACCGTCCTGCTCAGCGCGGGGCACGAGACCACGGCCAACCAGCTCTCCGGTTACGTGTTCACCCTGCTGACCCAGCCCGAGCTGTGGCAGCGGCTGTGTGACGATCCGGCGCTGGTGCCCACCGCGGTCGAAGAGCTGGCGCGGATCACGCCGCTGGGGGTGGTCACTTTCGGCCGGATCGCCCGGGAAGACCTGGAGGTCGGCGGCACGCTGGTGCGCGCGGGCGAGTCCGTGGTCTGCCAGATCGCCGCCGCCAACCGCGACGAGAGCGCGTTCGAACGGTCCGGCGAGGTGGACTTCGATCGCGAAGCCAATCCGCACATTTCGTTCGGGCATGGTCTGCACCATTGCCTCGGCGCGCCGCTCGCGCGGGTCGAGCTGCAGTCCGCGCTCGGCGCGCTGGTGCGCCGGCTGCCGGAGCTGCGCCTGGCGGTGCCGGCCGCCGAGGTGCCGTTCAAGAGCGGCCGCCTGCTTCGCGGACCCCGGTCGCTGCCGGTCACCTGGTAGCCCGCCGATCTTCGCAGCTGCCGGACCACAGCGGATGACGCTTTCCCTGCACTGAGCGCAGCGGAAGCGTCATCCGCTGCGGTGCTCGTCGGGAGCGCGACGGCCGCCGTGAGTGCAGCGGAAGCGTCATTCGCTGCGCTCGGCGCAGCGCAAGCGTCATTCACTGCGCTGAGTGCCGCCGCCTGCCACCGGTGATCCGGCGTCCTGTGCACGAGGCGGGCCTGGTCAGGATCTCCCGAATGGGTGACGTAATCCGCGGTCCGGCCCCCCATGCTGGGAGGGGATGCCTACCCGGTCGCCTTCTGCCGGAGGGTGTCCGTATTGTTGCGCAGGGTAGGCAACCCTAAGAAAGGCGGCTCCATGGGTGTTGAGGCGGCAGCTGGTCTCAGCGGCGGGCGCGGCGGCGCGGAACGGCTCGGCGAGCTGATCCCGGTGGCCCTGCGCGGCCTCGCGAACGGGATCGCCGAGCGGGGCGGGCCGGTGCCGGCCGGCGGGCCGGCCGCGGTGGCGGCGGCGTTGGCCGCGGCCGGCGGCGGGACGGGAGTGCTGCCGCGCACCGGTGTGGGGGAGGAGCACGCACTCGAAGAACTCAGCGCCCTGCTCGCCGCCGGGTCCGCCGACCCCGCGGACCCGGCCTGCGCCGCGCACCTGCACTGCCCGCCGCTGGCCGTTTCGGTCGCCGCGGACGTGGTGGCCAGTGCGCTCAACCCGTCCATGGACTCGTGGGACCAGGCGCCGGTCGCCAGTGAGCTGGAACGGGAGTTCACCACGGGGATCGCGCGGCTCTGTTACCCGGCCGCCGCGGGGGCGGACGCCGTGGTGACGTCTGGTGGCACCGAGTCGAACTTGCTCGGACTGCTACTGGCGCGGGAGGCGAGCGGCATTGCCGTCCGGCCGGTGTGCGGGGCGAATTCCCACCACAGCGTCGCGCGCGCAGCTTGGCTGCTCGGGTTGCCCGCGCCCGTTGTCGTGGCTTGCGAGGACGATCGGATGGTCCCGTCCGCGCTGGCCGAGGCGCTCGCGAAACTGGGCGCGGCCGCCGTGGTTGTCGCGACCGCGGGCACCACCAACACCGGGCGGATCGACCCGCTGCCGGAGATCGCGGAGATCTGCCACCGCGCCGGGGCCCGGCTGCACGTCGACGCCGCGTACGGCGGAATGGCGCTGTGCAGCGAAACTCTCCGCCCGCGCGTTGCTGGACTGGAGCTGGCCGACTCGGTCGCCCTCGACATGCACAAGTTCGGCTGGCAGCCGGTCGCCGCCGGGCTGCTGGCCGCGCGCGACGGCGCCGACCTCGCCGCGCTCACCGTCCGCGCCGAGTACCTGAACGCCGACGACGACACCGAGGCCGGCCTGCCCGACCTGCTCGGCCGGTCGATCCGGACCTCGCGCCGCCCGGACGCGTTCCGGATGGCCGTGACCGTCCGTGCGCTCGGCACCGAGGGCATCGGCGCGCTCGTGGAACGCTGCTGTGCCACCGCGAACGGCGTGCACACACTCGTCGCCGCGCACCCCGGCCTGCGCTCCTGGGGAGCGCCAGAACTGTCCACTGTGGTCTTCCGCCCGCGGGTGGCCGACGAGCTGGGCGAATCGTCGGGTGACGAACTGGTGGCCCGCGTCCGCCGCTCCCTGCTGGAGTCGGGCACCGCGGTGATCGGCCGCGGCCTGCTGCCGACCGGGCCGGACGGCGCGCCGCAGCTGTGGCTCAAGCTCACCCTGCTGCACCCGCACACCGGCCCCGAGGACTACCGCCCGCTGCTGGACCGGGTGGCGGCCACCGCGGCGGCCGAGTGCGCCACCGTCGCGCGGCAGAGCCCGGTCGCCTCGTGAGGCGGTTCGATCTCGCGGGGGTCGGGATCGGGCCGTTCAACCTGTCGCTCGCGGCGCTGGCCGATCCGCTGGAGCAGCTGGACGTCGTGCTGTTCGACGCACGCCCGGAGTTCCGCTGGCATCCCGGGCTGCTGGTCGAGGGCGCGACGCTGCAGGTGCCGTTCCTGGCCGACCTGGTCTCGCTCGTCGACCCGACCAGCCGGCACTCGTTCCTCAACTACCTGCGCGAACGCGGCCGGCTGCTGCCGTTCTACTTCGCCGAGCGCTTCCACCTGCCGCGCGCGGAGTACGACGACTACGGCCGCTGGGCCGCCGCGCGCCTGCCGTCGTGCCGGTTCGGCCACGAGGTCACGGGCATTCGCTGGGCGGCGGCCGAAGAAGCGTTCGAGCTGACGGTCTCCGGCGAGGAGCCGGTGCTGGCGGCGTCGGTGGTGCTCGGGGTCGGCAGCACGCCGAACGTCCCGGTGTCGCTGCGGGAACTCGTCGCCGCGCCGGACGTGCTCGCGCTGCACTCCGCGGACTATCTGACCCACCGCGATGCCTTGCTGGCGGCGCAAACCGTGACGGTGGTCGGTTCGGGGCAGTCCGGCGCCGAGGTGTTCCTCGACCTGCTGCGGGCAAGATCCACTGTGGACGGCTTGCGCTGGCTCGCGCGCACCTCCGCGTTCGCGCCGATGGAGTACTCGAAGCTGGGGCTGGAGCAGTTCACCCCGGACTACACGGCGTACTTCCACGGCCTGCCCGAGGCGGTTCGAGACCGGCTGCTGCCCGAGCAATGGCAGCTGTACAAGGGAATCGACGCCGAGACCATCGCCGCGATCCACGACGAGCTGTACCGCCGTAGCATCGGCGGGGCGTGGCCCGGCGCCGCGCTCACCCCCGGCGTCGAGGTGGTTTCGGCGAGCGCGTTCGGCGACGGCATCGAACTCGGTTTGCGGCACGCGCAGCAGGACCGCACCGCCACGCACCGCACCGGCGCCGTCGTCTGCGCCACCGGGTACGCGGAAACGCCGACCAGGCCGCTGCTGTCCGGGCTGGGCGAGGCCGTCCAGCGAGACGGCCGGGGCCGGCTGGTCGTCGGCGAGGACTACCGGCTCGCGCTCGGCGGCGACGTCACCGGCTCGCTGTTCGTGCAGAACGCGGAGCGGCACACACACGGGCCCGGCGCGCCGGACCTCGGGCTCGGCGCCTGGCGCGCCGCCACGATCCTCAACGCGGTGTGCGGCAAGGCGGTTTACGAGCTGCCCGCGCGCACCGCGTTCACCACGTTCGGCCTCGAGACCACGGAGGACCTGTGACCCTGACTGACTCTGCCGCTTGGCGCGCCGCGGGTTCCCTTGTCGTGCACAAGATGCTGGGCGAGCTGTCGTACGAGGCGATGCTCGTGCCGAAACCCGGCGAGGCGACCAGCGCCGGGCACCGCACCTGGCGGCTGGAGCTGCCCGGCGACGTCTCGTACCGCTTCGAGGCCCGGCGCGGCGCGTTCGAGTCCTGGACGGTCCGGCCGGGCAGCGCGGTCCGGGCCGCCGGCGACGCCGAGGCGCCGGCCGACGACCCGCGCACGCTGGTCGTCGACGCGCGGGAAACGCTGGGGCTGACCGGGCTCCGGCTGGCCGACGTCCTCGCGGAGCTGACCGCGACGGTCGCGAACGAGGCGGCCCGCCTGCGCCGCGCGCCCACCGCCGCCGAACTGTCCACGATGGACTACAACCTCGCCGACGGGCACCTCACCGGGCATCCGCGGCTGGTGCTCAACAAGGGCCGGGTCGGCTTCTCCGCCGCCGACCGCGCGCGGTACGCGCCCGAGGCCGGCGCCGACCTCCGGTTGCGCTGGTTCGCCGTGCACCGCGACCTCGCCGAGTTCCGCTGCACCGCCGGGCTGACCGAGTCCGAGCTGCTGGCGGCCGAGCTGGACGACGCCGAGCGGGCGGCGTTCACCGCGCGGGTCGCCGAGGTCGGCGAGGCTGCCGACTACCTGTGGGTGCCCGTGCATCCTTGGCAGGCGGACGAAATCCTCGGCACGCTCTACTCGGCGGAGCTGGCGACCGGGCGGCTGGTGGACCTCGGCGACGGCGGCGACGCGTACCGTCCACATCAGACCGTGCGCACGCTGGCCAACACCTCGCGGCCGGACCGGCACGACGTGAAGACCGCGGTTTCGGTGCGCAACACGCTGGTCTACCGCGGGCTGAACTCCGCGGCCACGCTGGCCGGGCCGTCGGTCACCGAGTGGCTGCGCCGGATCGACGCGGCCGACCCGCTGCTGTCGCGCGAGTACCGGTTCGAACTGCTCGGCGAGGTCGCCAGCGTTTCGGTGCGGCACCCGCTTTTCGGCGCGCTGGAAGAACTGCCGTACCGCTTCCACGAGACGCTGGGCGCGTTGTGGCGCGAGCCGCTCGTCGCGCGGCTCGGCGAGGGGGAGCAGGCGATCTCGTTCGCCGCGCTGCCGTACCGCGACGCCGACGGCCGGTCAGTGCTCGCCGGGCTGATCGAGCGCGCGGGCCACGGCGCCGAACAGTGGTGCGCGCGGCTGTTCGACCTGCTGCTCACGCCGTTGCTCCAGTGGCTGTTGCGGTACGGCGTCGGGTTCTGCCCGCACGGCCAGAACCTGATCCTCGTGATCGACGCCGACGGCTGGCCGCTGCGCGTGGCGGTCAAGGACTTCGCGCAGGGCGTCGACCTGCTCGACGAGGAACTGCCCTGTTACGCGGACCTCCCGCCGGAGGCGAACGCCGACATGCTGCGCTGGCCGGCGCACCTGCTCGCGCAATCGCTGTTCAGCTCGGTGTTCTCCGGGCAGCTGCGGTTCTGGGCCGAGATCCTGCTCGACGACCTGGCCTTGCCGCGCGGGGTGTTCTGGGGGCTGGTGCGCGCGGTCGTCGGCCGCTACCGCGACCAGAACCCGGACGTCGCCGCGCGGTTTGACGCGTGCCGTCTGTTCGCGCCGGACGTGGAGCGTGTGACGCTGAACCGCGAGCACTTCGCCGGTCAGGGCTTCGACAAGGTGGAGCGCGACGACGAGTTCGACGTCCGGTGGGGCCGGGTGCCGAACCCGCTGCACACGCCGGACCCGGACGGCGCCTGGTGACGCCGCTCGCGCGTCCGGTCGGGCCGCGTTCGCTGGCCGCGCGGGCTTCGGCCGGCGCGGCCGCGGGGGAGATCCTGCGGCGGGTGCTCGACGACGACGGCACCCGCTTGCTCCTGCTGGTGCCCGATCCGCACGCGCGGTTCGCCGCGGCCGAGGTCGGCGGGCCGTTCGCCGCCGAAATGCTGGATGACGGGTACGGCGTGTGCAGCTACGTGTTCGCCTGGACCCCGGAGCGGGAGCCGCTGCCCGACGGTGGCGCGCTTTCGCCGTACCTCGGCGGTTTCGGCGACCTGCGGATGCGCCCGGACCCGGCCACAGCGCTCCCGCTTGGCGACCGGACGTGGGCGGTGGTGTGCGACGCGGAGTGGCCCTCGGGCGAGCCGGCCGGGCTGGCGCCGCGATCCGTGCTGCGGGCGCAGCTGGCGGCGTTGGAGGAGCACGGGCTGGTGCCGTCGGCGGGACTGGAGCACGAGGTCGTCTTCCGGGATGCCGATGGCGCACCGCTGACCTCGCACGGCGTCGACTACGCACTCGGCGGCACCGAACGGCTCGCGCCCCTGCTCGCTTCGCTGCGGGAAGCGGCCGCGGGCCTCGGCGTGGAGTCCGCGCGCGCCGAATGCCACCCGGGCCAGTACGAGGTCGTGCTGCGGCACCGCGACCCGCTGGCGGCCTGCGACGACGCGTTGTTGCTGCAGCTGCTCACCCGCCGCGTCGCCGCCCGGCACGACGTCCGCGCCGACTACCTGGCCGCGCCGGAGCCCGGGCAGGGCAACTCGTGCCACGTCCACCTGTCACTGTCCACAGTGGAGGGTCCGGCGCTGCTTTCCGGCCAGTTGGGCGCTTTTCTGGCCGGTGTGCTGCGTGACGCACGCGCGCTGACCGCCGTATGGGCCCCGACGTGGAACAGCTACACCCGGCTGCGGACGGCGTCGTTCTCACCCCGGGTGCTCCGTTGGGGCCCGGACGACCGCACCGCCTCCGTCCGGCTGTGCGGGCCGCCCGCGTCGCCGAGGCTGGAGTTCCGTTTCGCGGGCGCGGACGCGCAGCCGCACCTGGTGCTCGCGGCCCTGCTGGCGTCGGGCCGGGCGGGCGTCGAGGAGGAGCTGAGCCCGCCGTCGGCCGGGGTCGAGGTGGGTTCGCTGGCGCCGACGCCGTGGGAGGCGCTGGCGGCGCTGGAGGAGGGGCGGGTGGCAGAGTTGCTGGGGGAGGACGTCGTCGAGCAACAGGCGGCGCTGCTGCGCGACGAGATCGCGGCGGGCCTGGACGGCGTCACGGACTTCCACCGGCGCCGCGGTTCCCTGCGATCCTGACTCGTGAGTGGCTATGCCGGTTCTAACCGTCATAGACACTCACGAGCTTTTTCAGTCGCCCGGGCAGAGGTGCAGTGCCAGCACGTTCCCGCCCGACACGCTCACGTGCACCCGCGACACCACGAAGCCGGCGCCGACCGAGAGCCGGAAGTCGGCGCTCCCGTTCTCGCGGTTGCCGAAGCCGGCGTCCGGGAGGGTGAACGTCGCCGTCTTCCAGGTGCCGGTCCCGGTATTGGTCACCGACGAACTTCCCTTGTACGGCTGGTTCGGATCGCTGGAGTCGTACTGGACGTTCCACGTGCCGGTGCCCTGATCGAGGTAGTCGACGTCGATCGTCGCGGTGTACTGGGTGCCGCCCGGCACCAGGTCGTCCGTGACGCCGAAGTACAGGTAACCGTCCGAAGTGGACCGTCCGGACCGGCCGGCGACGGTGACCGGCGTCGAGTGCCCGTCGCCGTTGTCGAGCCGCTGCAGGCCGCATTCGGTGTCGCTCGCGCCGAGTGTGTCGCACGTCGTGGCCTTGCCGTCGGCGGCCGGCACCGTGACGGTGATCGTGCCGCCCGGCAACGCGTGCCCCGCCGCGTCGGTGAAGCCCACCGGCACGGGGTGGTAGCCCGAAGGCGCGTCCGCGGCGACCGCGACGGTGACCCCGGCGGAACTGCCGGGGCGCAGGACTCCGGACGACGGCGTCACAGTGATCCCAGCCGGCGGCTGGGCCTTCCAGCGCACGGGATCGGACCGGCCGCCGGCACTGACCACGCCGATCGTCGCCGGGAAGCTCGCGCCCTGCGCCGTGCGCACCTGGCCGGTCGGGCTGGTGTAGCCGATGGCCGCGACCTGTCCCTCCGGATAGGACGGTGGCGCCGAGGTCGCGCCCCAGGAGCCGGCCTGCGCGGAGAGGTCGAACTTCAGCGTGGCCCCGGTCCGCAGCGCCGAGGGCGGCAGGTACGTCCGGTCCCACCGCTTGCCGTCGACCGAGAGGCCGGTGACGTACGGGTGATCCGCGGCCGCGGCCGGGGCGTCGATCGTGATCGAGCGCCCGTTCGCCAGGTGCAGCACCGCCTTCGGGAACAGCGGGCTGGCGAACGCGAGGTCGGTCGTGCCCGGCGTCACCGGGTAGAGCCCGAGCGCGGCCCAGACGTACCAGGACGACTGCGCGCCGAGGTCGTCGTTGCCGGGCTCGCCGTTGGGCGTCGCCGAGAACAGCTGCGTCTCGATCCGCCGGACCACCTCCTGGGTCTGCCACGGCCGGCCGGTGTAGTCGTACAGCCACGGCGTCGCGAAGTCGGGTTCGTTGCCGGACCACTGGTTCGGCAGGTTCGGCCCGGTGTTGAGCAGCTGGAAGAACGCGTCCGCCCGCTGGTTCACCGCGGCGGGCCCGCCCATCGCCGTGATCAGCCCGGCCATGTTCTGCGGCACGAGGTAGTTGTACTGCGCGGCATTGCCCTCGTCGAAGCCGTTCTGCCCGAACTGTCCGGGCGGCGGCGCCACGAAACCCGGTCCGGCCGGGAACGCGCCCGTGCTGTCCTTGGGCCGCAGGTAGCCGGTGCCGCCGTCGAAGATGTTCTGCCAGTTCTGCGAGCGGCCGGCGTACGTGTGCGCGGTGCCGCGCTGGCCGATCGCCCCCGCGAACTGTGAGATCGCGAAGTCGTCGACCGCGTACTCCAGCGTCTGCGATGCGCCGGTGCGGACGTGGCCCTGCTCGGCCCGGTCGTTGGGCACGTAGCCGAAGTTCTGGTAGTCGACGACGCCTTCCCGTTCCTGGTAAGGGAAATCGGGCGGGGCGGGCGTGGTCGCGCCCTTCAGCATGTACTTCAGCGCCGTCGCTGTGTCGAAGTCCTGGGCGCCGAAGGCGTGCAGCGACGCGAGGAACGGCGTGACGTTGTCGCCGTTCATGACCCCGGATTCGCCGTTCATCACCGGCCACTTCGGCAGCCAGCCGAACTGCCCGGCGTCGTTGACCAGCGACTGCGCGAGGTCGCTGCCCACGTCCGGCAGCAGCAGCGCCTGCAGCGCGGCGAGACAGCGGTAGGTGTCCCACAGCGAGTAGTTCGCGTACTGGACGCGCTGGTGCCCGCTCACAGTGTGGACCTTCGCGTCGAAGCCGGGGTAGCGGCCGTCGACGTCGCTGAACGTCGTCGGGTACAGCAGCGAGTGGTAGAGCGAGGTGTAGAACGTCTTCAGCTGGTCCGCGGTGCCGCCGCCCACCTGGATGCGGGACAGGACGCCGTCCCACTGCTTGCGCGCGGCCGCCTCGACCGGCGCGAGGTCCCAGCCGGGGATCTCGGCGGCCATGTTCCGCTGCGCGCCTTCGGTGCTGACGAAGGAGATCGCGACCTTCACGTGCAGGACCTGGTTCGCCCGGGTGTCGAACGTCAGGTACCCGCCGGCGTGCGGCGAGGAGACGTCGATCGACGTCCCCGGCGAGCCGACCGTGGTCCCGTCCCAGCCGCCGGCCGCGGTGAACGGCCGGTCGAACTGCAGCGCGTAGTAGATCGTGTAGCTGTTCTGGTGCCCGCAGAACTGGCCGGTCGAGGCCGAGCCGACCACCTCGTGGTCGCCGATCGTCCGCACGGCCGCGGCCTGGTTGCCGTTGAGGCTGGCACCCGCCTTCACCAGCAGCTGCGCCTTGTCGGTGGCGGGGAAAGCCAGTGCCGCCAGGCCCGTGCGCGTCGCCGAGGTCAGGTCGGCGCGGACGCCGGAGTCGGCCAGCGTCACGCCGTACTCGCCGGTCCGGGCCACTTCGGTGTCGTGGGAGAACTTTTCCGTGCGGTCCCACGGAGCGGTACCCACGTCGCCGACCACCGGCAGGATGGGCACGTCGCCGAACTGGCTGCAGCCGACCGAGGCGTGCGTGAGGCTGAACCCGCGGATCTGGTCGCTGTCATGGGAATAACCGGCGTACGCGCCCGGTGTGTCCGGGCTCCACTGGAGCATGCCGAACGGCACGGCCGGGCCGGGGAAGTTGTTGATCTGGCCGACTTGCTCCCCGCCGTTGCCGGTCCCGATCATCGGGTCGACGTACTGCGCGGGGTTCGTGACGAGCGACGCTTCGGGCGCGGCCGTGGCGACCGGCGTGGCGACGCCGAGCGTGAGCAAGGCCGCCGCCGCGGCGAGCAGGAGCCGCCGGGATCGGGTGGGGACACGGTGCATGGCAAGCCTCCGAAGTCGCGGGTGGCGCCGAGAACCTGCTGCCGCCCCTGACCTGACAACGCTGTCAGGAGCGTCTCGAAGTCTCGGTTTCCGCGGGGGCTTTGTCAATGGAGAAGCCGCGCGACCCGATCTTGCGGAAACTTTGCGTCGCCTTTTTTCGGCTTCCGGACAAAGAAGGCGACAAATACCGGGAATCCTTGACTTTCCCCGCCGGGCAACGGAACTCTGAGCCGTGCCTGAGTCCTGGTCCCCGCGGAGGTTTCTCATGGCCCACACGCGTCCCGCTCGCCGGTCCATGGCTTTCGCCGTTGTCGCGCTGAGTGGGATCACGCTCGCCGTCGCCGTGATGAACGGCTCCGCGGCGGCGGCGCCACCCCCGCCGGTCTACCGCGACACCCAGCACAGCTTCGCCGAGCGCGCGGCGGATCTGGTGTCCCGCATGACGTTGCCGGAGAAGGTGCAGCAGCTGCACACCAACAACGCGCCGGCCATCCCGCGGCTCGGGGTGCAGCAGTACACCTACTGGAGCGAGGGCCAGCACGGTCTGAACCGGCTTGGCGCCGACGCCGGCGCGGGCGGCCAGGGCGACGTCGACAACGTGCACTCGACCAGCTTCCCGGTGAACTTCGCCGCCGCGATGTCGTGGGACCCGGCATTGACCTACTCCGAGACGACCGCGATTTCGGACGAGGCCCGCGGATTTCTGGACAAATCGCTTTTCGGCACCGGCCAGAACAACATCGGCCCGGACGTCAACGACTACGGCGACCTGACCTACTGGGCGCCGACGGTCAACCTGGACCGCGACCCGCGCTGGGGCCGCACCGACGAGGCGTTCGGCGAGGACCCGTACCTCGTCGCGCAGATGGCCGGCGCGTTCGTCAACGGCTACCAGGGCAACAAGCCCGACGGCAGCCCGATGACGCCGTACCTCAAGGTCGCCGCGACGGTGAAGCACTACGCGCTCAACAACGTCGAGGACAACCGGCTGTCCGGCGACTCGGTCACCACCGAGGCGGACCTGCACCAGTACTACCTCAAGCAGTTCCAGAAGCTGGTCCAGGACGATCACGCCGCCGGGCTGATGACCTCGTACAACGCGATCAACGGCACGCCCGGCGCGGTCAACACCTACCTGGTGAACCAGCTGGCCCAGCGCACCTTCGGGTTCGACGGCTACACCACGTCCGACTGCGACGCGATCCAGACGGCGTGGGAGCCGCCGCCGGGCGGGCACCTCTGGGCCGCGCCGGGCTGGAAGTCCTCGGTCTCCGGCGCGCAGGTGATCTGGACCAATACGGCGACCGGCGCGACCATCCCGGCCGCCGCGGGCGCGGAGGCGTACGGGCTGCGCGCCGGGACCCAGCTCAACTGCACCGGTGATCAGGCCACGCTGACCAACATCCAGTCCGCG includes the following:
- a CDS encoding IucA/IucC family protein, whose amino-acid sequence is MTLTDSAAWRAAGSLVVHKMLGELSYEAMLVPKPGEATSAGHRTWRLELPGDVSYRFEARRGAFESWTVRPGSAVRAAGDAEAPADDPRTLVVDARETLGLTGLRLADVLAELTATVANEAARLRRAPTAAELSTMDYNLADGHLTGHPRLVLNKGRVGFSAADRARYAPEAGADLRLRWFAVHRDLAEFRCTAGLTESELLAAELDDAERAAFTARVAEVGEAADYLWVPVHPWQADEILGTLYSAELATGRLVDLGDGGDAYRPHQTVRTLANTSRPDRHDVKTAVSVRNTLVYRGLNSAATLAGPSVTEWLRRIDAADPLLSREYRFELLGEVASVSVRHPLFGALEELPYRFHETLGALWREPLVARLGEGEQAISFAALPYRDADGRSVLAGLIERAGHGAEQWCARLFDLLLTPLLQWLLRYGVGFCPHGQNLILVIDADGWPLRVAVKDFAQGVDLLDEELPCYADLPPEANADMLRWPAHLLAQSLFSSVFSGQLRFWAEILLDDLALPRGVFWGLVRAVVGRYRDQNPDVAARFDACRLFAPDVERVTLNREHFAGQGFDKVERDDEFDVRWGRVPNPLHTPDPDGAW
- a CDS encoding pyridoxal phosphate-dependent decarboxylase family protein → MGVEAAAGLSGGRGGAERLGELIPVALRGLANGIAERGGPVPAGGPAAVAAALAAAGGGTGVLPRTGVGEEHALEELSALLAAGSADPADPACAAHLHCPPLAVSVAADVVASALNPSMDSWDQAPVASELEREFTTGIARLCYPAAAGADAVVTSGGTESNLLGLLLAREASGIAVRPVCGANSHHSVARAAWLLGLPAPVVVACEDDRMVPSALAEALAKLGAAAVVVATAGTTNTGRIDPLPEIAEICHRAGARLHVDAAYGGMALCSETLRPRVAGLELADSVALDMHKFGWQPVAAGLLAARDGADLAALTVRAEYLNADDDTEAGLPDLLGRSIRTSRRPDAFRMAVTVRALGTEGIGALVERCCATANGVHTLVAAHPGLRSWGAPELSTVVFRPRVADELGESSGDELVARVRRSLLESGTAVIGRGLLPTGPDGAPQLWLKLTLLHPHTGPEDYRPLLDRVAATAAAECATVARQSPVAS
- a CDS encoding GH92 family glycosyl hydrolase, with product MHRVPTRSRRLLLAAAAALLTLGVATPVATAAPEASLVTNPAQYVDPMIGTGNGGEQVGQINNFPGPAVPFGMLQWSPDTPGAYAGYSHDSDQIRGFSLTHASVGCSQFGDVPILPVVGDVGTAPWDRTEKFSHDTEVARTGEYGVTLADSGVRADLTSATRTGLAALAFPATDKAQLLVKAGASLNGNQAAAVRTIGDHEVVGSASTGQFCGHQNSYTIYYALQFDRPFTAAGGWDGTTVGSPGTSIDVSSPHAGGYLTFDTRANQVLHVKVAISFVSTEGAQRNMAAEIPGWDLAPVEAAARKQWDGVLSRIQVGGGTADQLKTFYTSLYHSLLYPTTFSDVDGRYPGFDAKVHTVSGHQRVQYANYSLWDTYRCLAALQALLLPDVGSDLAQSLVNDAGQFGWLPKWPVMNGESGVMNGDNVTPFLASLHAFGAQDFDTATALKYMLKGATTPAPPDFPYQEREGVVDYQNFGYVPNDRAEQGHVRTGASQTLEYAVDDFAISQFAGAIGQRGTAHTYAGRSQNWQNIFDGGTGYLRPKDSTGAFPAGPGFVAPPPGQFGQNGFDEGNAAQYNYLVPQNMAGLITAMGGPAAVNQRADAFFQLLNTGPNLPNQWSGNEPDFATPWLYDYTGRPWQTQEVVRRIETQLFSATPNGEPGNDDLGAQSSWYVWAALGLYPVTPGTTDLAFASPLFPKAVLHLANGRSITIDAPAAAADHPYVTGLSVDGKRWDRTYLPPSALRTGATLKFDLSAQAGSWGATSAPPSYPEGQVAAIGYTSPTGQVRTAQGASFPATIGVVSAGGRSDPVRWKAQPPAGITVTPSSGVLRPGSSAGVTVAVAADAPSGYHPVPVGFTDAAGHALPGGTITVTVPAADGKATTCDTLGASDTECGLQRLDNGDGHSTPVTVAGRSGRSTSDGYLYFGVTDDLVPGGTQYTATIDVDYLDQGTGTWNVQYDSSDPNQPYKGSSSVTNTGTGTWKTATFTLPDAGFGNRENGSADFRLSVGAGFVVSRVHVSVSGGNVLALHLCPGD
- a CDS encoding glutamine synthetase; protein product: MTPLARPVGPRSLAARASAGAAAGEILRRVLDDDGTRLLLLVPDPHARFAAAEVGGPFAAEMLDDGYGVCSYVFAWTPEREPLPDGGALSPYLGGFGDLRMRPDPATALPLGDRTWAVVCDAEWPSGEPAGLAPRSVLRAQLAALEEHGLVPSAGLEHEVVFRDADGAPLTSHGVDYALGGTERLAPLLASLREAAAGLGVESARAECHPGQYEVVLRHRDPLAACDDALLLQLLTRRVAARHDVRADYLAAPEPGQGNSCHVHLSLSTVEGPALLSGQLGAFLAGVLRDARALTAVWAPTWNSYTRLRTASFSPRVLRWGPDDRTASVRLCGPPASPRLEFRFAGADAQPHLVLAALLASGRAGVEEELSPPSAGVEVGSLAPTPWEALAALEEGRVAELLGEDVVEQQAALLRDEIAAGLDGVTDFHRRRGSLRS
- a CDS encoding lysine N(6)-hydroxylase/L-ornithine N(5)-oxygenase family protein, with the protein product MRRFDLAGVGIGPFNLSLAALADPLEQLDVVLFDARPEFRWHPGLLVEGATLQVPFLADLVSLVDPTSRHSFLNYLRERGRLLPFYFAERFHLPRAEYDDYGRWAAARLPSCRFGHEVTGIRWAAAEEAFELTVSGEEPVLAASVVLGVGSTPNVPVSLRELVAAPDVLALHSADYLTHRDALLAAQTVTVVGSGQSGAEVFLDLLRARSTVDGLRWLARTSAFAPMEYSKLGLEQFTPDYTAYFHGLPEAVRDRLLPEQWQLYKGIDAETIAAIHDELYRRSIGGAWPGAALTPGVEVVSASAFGDGIELGLRHAQQDRTATHRTGAVVCATGYAETPTRPLLSGLGEAVQRDGRGRLVVGEDYRLALGGDVTGSLFVQNAERHTHGPGAPDLGLGAWRAATILNAVCGKAVYELPARTAFTTFGLETTEDL